ATACTCTAAGCAAATGCAGTGCTATGACATCCAGATAACCGCCAGAGACGAAAGCGAAGCCCGGAAAATAGGCAGGATGCTGGTTGAGGAAAAACTGGCTGCCTGTGTCAATATCCACCCGATACAGTCAATTTACCGGTGGCAGGGGAAGATTGAGGAAGAAACCGAGGCGGCGATGCTGGTCAAGACCAAAGCCACGCTGGTCGACGAGGTTATCGAGAGGGTGAAAGAGCTGCACTCTTACCAGGTCCCCTGTGTTATTGCTTTGCCCATAGAGAAGGGTAACCCCGATTATCTGCAATGGATTGAAGAATCAACGAGGTAGAGGAGTGAGTGTGAACAACGGCTTGTCATTGCGAGGGCGAAGCCCGAAGCAATCCGTGAACCGGAGAAACGGATTGCTTCGCTACGCTCGCAATGACGTGACTCTCCGGATAGATTGGTGGTTATTAAACACTATTAGAGGAAGGAAATGTCTTTAGACTTGACCAGGGTAGTTTCGCAGGTAGGAGAGATGGTCAGCCGGCTCAAGTCTGACAGTGAGGAAAAGCGGCGACACCTTCAGCAGGCTCTGGACACGGCCGGTAATGACGCCCTTGACCTCGATGGCCTGAAAAAGAAAATCACTGACAGCAAGACCACCTGGCTGGTGGCGGGGCTGGTCGACGGGCTGGCAAGGCGCTACCCGGCGACACCCCTGCCCGACGAGTTCACCGTCATCGCCAGCGATGGCTCTCACATCGACGTTGACCGCAACCAGTCGATCCGCTGCTACCTGATAAACATCGGCAGTGTCGCCCTCCATTACGGCGCCAGCCCCGGCGCAGTCCTGGAGAGCCATCCCCGCCTCTACGCGGGGGATGAAGACCTGGTTATCCGGCCGGCTGGGGCCAGGGGACGCGAGCAGCCGGTAGAAGGCGCGCTGCTGGGCATCAAGCGCGGCGTTGACGAGTGCCGCCGGCTAACGGAGATGGCGGCGGAACTGCCGCCAAATAGTACGACACTGGCACTGCTCGACGGCACGCTGATTCTGTGGGGACTGGAGGCTTACCCGGAGTTTGTCAGTGAGGCATTGCTGGACAAAGGTCTTTTAAGCTGCTTCAACGAGATGCGGAGTATTAGCCGGAAGAAACAACTGGCCTTGGCCAGCTACATCAGCTACCCCCGCAGCAACGACGTGGTCAATACCCTGCGGGTGGCGCTCTGCCCGCAGGGTATTGTTGATAGTGACAGGTGCTGCCCGACCTGCCAGTCCAGGGAGTGTGACGCCGTATCTGGTGTCCGT
The Dehalococcoidales bacterium genome window above contains:
- the cutA gene encoding divalent-cation tolerance protein CutA gives rise to the protein MQCYDIQITARDESEARKIGRMLVEEKLAACVNIHPIQSIYRWQGKIEEETEAAMLVKTKATLVDEVIERVKELHSYQVPCVIALPIEKGNPDYLQWIEESTR
- a CDS encoding DNA double-strand break repair nuclease NurA codes for the protein MSLDLTRVVSQVGEMVSRLKSDSEEKRRHLQQALDTAGNDALDLDGLKKKITDSKTTWLVAGLVDGLARRYPATPLPDEFTVIASDGSHIDVDRNQSIRCYLINIGSVALHYGASPGAVLESHPRLYAGDEDLVIRPAGARGREQPVEGALLGIKRGVDECRRLTEMAAELPPNSTTLALLDGTLILWGLEAYPEFVSEALLDKGLLSCFNEMRSISRKKQLALASYISYPRSNDVVNTLRVALCPQGIVDSDRCCPTCQSRECDAVSGVRDRELFAGILDRGERSALFISRSSVVRKRYGEHQIYFFYLRLDDEIARVEIPEWVARDESLLNLTHCLVLDQCRRGQGYPVALSEAHEQAVVTTADRENFWALVESLLVDEKLPATTSAKSFSKKTRWV